The window GGGACGCCATGCTTACGCGCAAGTTTAACGACATGAAGCAGATCGCGAGTGGAGCCTGAACTGGAAATTGCCACCACCAGCGAGTCTTTGGAAAGCGTAGTGGCATTCATGGCGGCACGATGCATGTCGCTGAACAGTTGTGCGGGCTTGCCCAGACGCAACAGTTTGTAATGCAGATATTCCCCCAGAATCGCACTGGCCGCCACGCCATAAATCTGTACCGACTGGGCCTGGTGCAGCGCGAGGGCGGCGGCTTCGAGTAATGTCCTGTCGAGTAATTTTGCGGTGTCCTGCAAGGCCTGCACGGATTCATTGACCACATTGTCAATCTCATCGCCGCCGTGTTCGATCGGCTGTCCGTGCTGGAGATCAAGCGCCAGCGCCATCTTAAATTCGTTATAGCCCTTACATCCTAGCGTGCGGCACAGACGCGTGACGCTGGCCTCGCTGGTGTCGCTTTCGCGCGCCAGTTCGGTAATCGTTAGATAGACAACTTTTGCCGGATCGCTCAGCACAAACTCACCCAGCTTCTGCTGTGTACGGCTGTATCCGTCTACGCCCTGGCGCAGTCTCAGCAGCAGGTTTTCATTTTCTGGCATGCAAAATCCTTAATACGTTTCTCTGGCGATAGTGTGGCGGAAAGCGGGGGAGAGATGCCAGTCATTTCAAAAAAGTATGATCGACTTCCAGAGTTTTGATGATAATTTTCATTTATAAAATTATTTGTGGTAAAAATTTTCATAAATTGTCAGGGGAATGAAAAAATGATGAATATGTTTAGCGGCGCGTCGTCAGGGGCGTGGTTTGAAAAGGCACAGCGGTTTGGCAAATCGTTTATGCTGCCAATTGCGATATTACCCGCTGCGGGGCTGTTACTGGGTATTGGTGGTGCATTATCAAACCCCAATACGTTGACGGCCTACCCGTTTTTAGATGTTGACTGGTTGCAGGCTATCTTCACTATCATGACCAGCGCGGGATCCATTGTGTTCGCCAACTTGTCGGTGCTTTTTGCGGTTGGTGTAGCAGTAGGCCTGGCGAAGACGGATAAAGGCACTGCGGGGCTTGCCGCGCTGCTGGCGTTTTTGGTGATGAATGCCACTATCAACGCTTTGCTGATCCTGAACGGGACGCTGGCGCATGAGAACCCAGGTGCTGTTGGTCAGGGAATGACGCTGGGTATCCAGACGCTGGAAACGGGTGTGTTTGGTGGTGTGGTGATAGGCCTTGTTACCTGCGCGCTGCACAGTCGCTTTAATAAAGTCTCGCTACCGCAGTTTCTGGGTTTCTTTAGCGGCTCGCGCTTTGTTCCTATCATTAGCTCGCTTGCGGCGATTGCAGTCGGTGCCGCAATGACGGTGGTCTGGCCCCATTTCCAGAAACTCATATTTGGACTGGGTGGCCTTGTTGATGCAACGGGTTATCTGGGAACGCTGTTGTACGGTTTTATCCTGCGTATGCTTGGTCCACTGGGTCTGCATCATATCTTTTATCTGCCATTCTGGACGACGGCACTCGGTGGCAGTGAAATCGTTAACGGCCAATTAGTGGAAGGCACACAACGTATTTTCTTCGCTCAGCTTGCCGATCCGAACACTCAGCAGTTCTATGTAGGTACCTCCCGCTTTATGTCCGGGCGCTTCATTACCATGATGTTCGGTCTGCTTGGGGCATGTCTGGCGATGTACCACACGGCGAAGTCAGAGAACAAAAAAGTTGTCGCGGGTCTGCTGCTGTCTGCTGCGCTGACTTCCTTCCTGACCGGCATCACTGAGCCTATTGAGTTCTCCTTCCTGTTCGTGGCACCCGTGTTATATGTCATTCACGCCTTCTTCGATGGCCTGGCATTTATGATTGCCCATATTTTACATATCACCATCGGGCAAACCTTCTCGGGGGGACTGATCGATTTCATCCTCTTTGGCGTATTGCAGGGCGAAGCGAAAACCAACTGGATGTACGTGCCTATGGTGGGCGTGCCGTGGTTCTTCCTGTACTACTTCACCTTCCGCTATTTGATCAACCGCTTTGGCTGGCTGACGCCGGGCCGTGAGAACGCAACGTTAGTAGAAAATGCGTTGCCTCAAAGCGAACGTGCCGCAGCAGTGGTTGCCGGACTGGGGGGCAAAGAGAATCTGGAAGAGGTGGATTGTTGCGCCACGCGACTACGCGTGACGGTGAAAGATGGCAGCAAGGTTGATGAAGCCGCACTGAAAGCAACCGGGGCGCGTGGCGTGATTATTCGTGGCAATGGTGTTCAGGTGATTTATGGCCCGCACGTCACCATTATCAAAAATGAAGTTGAAGAGATTTTATCGTAATGAAAACTGTACTGGATACGCTGAAAGGTAAGTTAATTGTCTCCTGTCAGGCGCTGGAAAATGAGCCTCTGCACAGCCCGTTTATCATGTCACGGATGGCATTGGCGGCAGCACAGGGAGGGGCTGTTGGTATCCGTGCGAACAGCGTCGTGGACATTCGCGCCATTAAAGAAAGCGTCGCACTGCCGATCATTGGGATCATCAAACGTGATTATCCGGGTAGCGACGTGTTTATCACCGCCACTATGAAGGAAGTGGATGAGTTAATGACCGTTGAGCCGGAAATTATTGCCCTTGATGCGACTGCGCGCCCACGTCCCGGTGGGCAAACGCTGGACGCGTTGGTTATGCAGATTCGCGCACGCTACCCGTCCGTGCTGTTGATGGCGGACATCGCCAGCGTAGACGAAGCCGTCACCGCAGAACGACTGGGTTTTGACTGCGTGGGTACGACGCTTTATGGCTACACGGCAGAGACGCGCGGGCATGTGCTCGCGGATAACGACTGTGGTTTTTTACGTGAGGTACTGGCTGCAGTCAGCCTGCCGGTAGTGGCAGAGGGGAATGTAGACACCCCTGAACGGGCTGCACACTGTCTGGCATTAGGCGCGCATACCGTAGTGGTTGGGGGGGCGATCACCCGTCCGCAACAAATAACGGCACGCTTTGTCACGGCGATCGCCTCGTAAAGCAACGATCGGGCATGATACTTTGGCGGGGATCTGCGATAATTATCGTTTATCCCCACATTGAGAAGACTATGCAGTACCCGATTAATGAGATGTTCCAGACCCTGCAAGGTGAGGGTTATTTTACCGGCGTCCCCGCCATTTTTATTCGTTTACAGGGATGCCCGGTTGGCTGTGCCTGGTGCGATACCAAACACACCTGGGATAAGCTTGAGGATCGGGAAGTCTCGCTTTACAGCATCCTGGCCAAGACTAAAGAGAGCGATAAATGGGGCGCGGCGAGCGGCGAAGATCTGCTGGCTGTGATTCAGCGTCAGGGCTATACCGCCCGCCATGTGGTGATCACCGGTGGTGAACCCTGCATTCACGACCTGATGCCGCTGACCGACTTGCTGGAAAAGAATGGCTTTAGCTGCCAGATTGAAACCAGCGGCACGCATGAAGTCCGCTGTACGCCGAACACCTGGGTGACTGTCTCTCCCAAGGTGAATATGCGCGGCGGCTATGACGTGTTATCTCAGGCGCTGGAACGCGCCAATGAAATCAAGCACCCGGTGGGGCGTGTTCGCGACATTGAAGCACTGGATGAACTGCTGGCGACGTTGACCGATGATAAGCCGCGCATCATTGCTTTACAGCCGATCAGTCAGAAGGATGATGCCACGCGCCTGTGTATTGATACCTGCATTGCGCGTAACTGGCGTCTGTCGATGCAAACGCATAAATATCTGAATATTGCCTGATAAATTTTGCCGGGTGCGCTTCGCTTGCCCGGCCTACGCTTGTAGATACGTGTAGGCCGTATAAGGCGCTCCGCCATCCGGCAATGACTCTGAATCACTCGCCGCGATAGACGCAGCCCGCCGTGCAGGTCTCTTTTACCATCACCGCGCTCAGCAGCGGAACCAGCGGTTTCATCTCATCCCAGATCCACTTCGCCAGTACTTCACTGGTCGGATTCTCAAGACCCGGAATATCATTCAAATAGTAGTGATCAAGGCGATTGTACGTCGGCTTAAATGCCGCTTTTAACTCGGAAAAGTCCATAATCCAACCGGTATGGGGATCGACTTCACCCGTAATTTCAAGACGCACCATAAATGAGTGACCATGCAGGCGGCCACATTTGTGCCCTTCTGGTACGTGCGGCAGGTGGTGAGCGGCTTCGAAGGTGAAATCTTTAAACAGGGTGGTGGACATTATCTACTCTCAAGAATGCAAAAAACCGCCGTAGGGTACCTTATAATACGAATTTTATCATTAGTTAAACGGGCGCTGAGTATCCTGACAGTGCATTCGCGCAATCAATATCAAATAACTAGTTATATATCATATGGTTATTAAATCTGTTTTGCCGTTAATAACTATAGCTAAAACAGGTTAGTCCATTTGGTTATTTGTTATTTCTATCCCTTCTTTAATTGTTACTATTCTCGCCGTTAACCTTATCTTCAGTTTGGGTTTTATTGCTTAAATCCGCTTTGCTTACTGGAACATGACAACGCATGACGACACAGGCCCCACTTTCCGCTTTGCTTCCGCTAAACCCGGAACAGCTGGCACGCCTTCAGGCGGCCACGACCGATCTCTCGCCCGCGCAGCTTGCGTGGGTTTCTGGCTATTTCTGGGGCGTGCTGAATCAGCAGCCGGGCGCTAATGCGGTTATTCCTGCACCTGCTGCCGAAATGCCGGGGATCACGCTCATCTCCGCCTCGCAGACCGGTAATGCGCGCCGTGTGGCGGAAGCCCTGCGTGACGATCTTATTGCCGCGAAGCTCAATGTCACCCTGATCAATGCCGGCGACTATAAATTTAAAAATATTGCCAACGAGAAATTGCTGGTCGTGGTGGCCTCGACGCAGGGAGAGGGTGAGCCGGCGGAAGAAGCGGTGG of the Citrobacter freundii genome contains:
- the queE gene encoding 7-carboxy-7-deazaguanine synthase QueE — its product is MQYPINEMFQTLQGEGYFTGVPAIFIRLQGCPVGCAWCDTKHTWDKLEDREVSLYSILAKTKESDKWGAASGEDLLAVIQRQGYTARHVVITGGEPCIHDLMPLTDLLEKNGFSCQIETSGTHEVRCTPNTWVTVSPKVNMRGGYDVLSQALERANEIKHPVGRVRDIEALDELLATLTDDKPRIIALQPISQKDDATRLCIDTCIARNWRLSMQTHKYLNIA
- a CDS encoding PTS transporter subunit EIIC, producing the protein MMNMFSGASSGAWFEKAQRFGKSFMLPIAILPAAGLLLGIGGALSNPNTLTAYPFLDVDWLQAIFTIMTSAGSIVFANLSVLFAVGVAVGLAKTDKGTAGLAALLAFLVMNATINALLILNGTLAHENPGAVGQGMTLGIQTLETGVFGGVVIGLVTCALHSRFNKVSLPQFLGFFSGSRFVPIISSLAAIAVGAAMTVVWPHFQKLIFGLGGLVDATGYLGTLLYGFILRMLGPLGLHHIFYLPFWTTALGGSEIVNGQLVEGTQRIFFAQLADPNTQQFYVGTSRFMSGRFITMMFGLLGACLAMYHTAKSENKKVVAGLLLSAALTSFLTGITEPIEFSFLFVAPVLYVIHAFFDGLAFMIAHILHITIGQTFSGGLIDFILFGVLQGEAKTNWMYVPMVGVPWFFLYYFTFRYLINRFGWLTPGRENATLVENALPQSERAAAVVAGLGGKENLEEVDCCATRLRVTVKDGSKVDEAALKATGARGVIIRGNGVQVIYGPHVTIIKNEVEEILS
- a CDS encoding MurR/RpiR family transcriptional regulator; the encoded protein is MPENENLLLRLRQGVDGYSRTQQKLGEFVLSDPAKVVYLTITELARESDTSEASVTRLCRTLGCKGYNEFKMALALDLQHGQPIEHGGDEIDNVVNESVQALQDTAKLLDRTLLEAAALALHQAQSVQIYGVAASAILGEYLHYKLLRLGKPAQLFSDMHRAAMNATTLSKDSLVVAISSSGSTRDLLHVVKLARKHGVPVLALSNTPRSPLASLSDIQLVAAKPEGPLSAGALNAKVGVMLLVELLTTSLIALDEKYSDVSQQTASATLPLLL
- the queD gene encoding 6-carboxytetrahydropterin synthase QueD produces the protein MSTTLFKDFTFEAAHHLPHVPEGHKCGRLHGHSFMVRLEITGEVDPHTGWIMDFSELKAAFKPTYNRLDHYYLNDIPGLENPTSEVLAKWIWDEMKPLVPLLSAVMVKETCTAGCVYRGE
- a CDS encoding N-acetylmannosamine-6-phosphate 2-epimerase; translation: MKTVLDTLKGKLIVSCQALENEPLHSPFIMSRMALAAAQGGAVGIRANSVVDIRAIKESVALPIIGIIKRDYPGSDVFITATMKEVDELMTVEPEIIALDATARPRPGGQTLDALVMQIRARYPSVLLMADIASVDEAVTAERLGFDCVGTTLYGYTAETRGHVLADNDCGFLREVLAAVSLPVVAEGNVDTPERAAHCLALGAHTVVVGGAITRPQQITARFVTAIAS